In Planococcus shixiaomingii, the DNA window GATTATTATTTCCAAGAAGGCCAAAAAATCACCGACGAAGATTCGACAGCTTGGCTTGGGCGTGCCAGCAAAGACAATCCGGGCGGCTTGAATCCAGCAGATAAGCGCACCGAACAACAAAAGAAAGAGGGCGACAGACCGCCTGCCGTAATATTGGCGCACATTGTTGAACAGAATTATTTGGTGAAGACCAACGAAGAAACCATTCGCTTGGGTGGAGTATCCATTGGGCTGGCTCTCAATTCAGTTTATTACAATACGGAAGACGGAGTTTCTTATGAAGAAACTATTCCTCATGATCAATTGGAAAAAGAGGGCCAACGGTTGGCGAATGAAATCGTCAAACGGCTGCGTGAAAAAGAAGGAATGGCCAACATTCCGATTACAGTAGGGCTGTTTAAACAAAGCACACGAAACGCCATTGCCCCTTCCACTTATTTTTCATATGGCGTGGCTCCTAAAAAAGCAACGAAAGTAGCTGACTGGAAAGCGATCGACGAAGAATATGTTGTGTTCCCGACATCGGGAACCGTAGAAAAGTACCGTAAAGTTGACACTGCGTTCTTGAATTTCAAGCAAGACGTAGAAGAGTATTTTTCGAACTTTACCAGCGTCATCGGCACTGGCTTCTATCAGGGGGACCAATTGCGGGAGCTGCAAATTGATATTCCGATTCAATTTTATGGATCTGCTGAAATTATCGGCTTTACGCAATATTTGACCGGCTTGGTGATGGAACATTTCCCGGAAAACGTTCAAGTCGAAGTGAGTGTGACATCATCGAACGGCCCTGAAGCTTTGATCATACGAAAAGTAAACCAAACAGAACCAGTTGTTCACATTTATGATTAAAACGCTTTGAAAAAGGGATGGCCTACAGGCTGTCCCTATTCATTTTGTGAGAGAAATGATATGATATAACGTATGTTTACTGAATCCGGAGGTGTAGAAAAGTGGCTAAAATAACAAAAGAAGAAGTAATC includes these proteins:
- a CDS encoding CamS family sex pheromone protein — its product is MKRIWWIPISMLLLTGCVPSVTDETEVLNTEEEVETAIIPSMQLDAQYYRTLLPYKQSATRGKIINRMNSRYDIKEAENGLLRLSQNQFSPDDYYFQEGQKITDEDSTAWLGRASKDNPGGLNPADKRTEQQKKEGDRPPAVILAHIVEQNYLVKTNEETIRLGGVSIGLALNSVYYNTEDGVSYEETIPHDQLEKEGQRLANEIVKRLREKEGMANIPITVGLFKQSTRNAIAPSTYFSYGVAPKKATKVADWKAIDEEYVVFPTSGTVEKYRKVDTAFLNFKQDVEEYFSNFTSVIGTGFYQGDQLRELQIDIPIQFYGSAEIIGFTQYLTGLVMEHFPENVQVEVSVTSSNGPEALIIRKVNQTEPVVHIYD